In a genomic window of Erigeron canadensis isolate Cc75 chromosome 5, C_canadensis_v1, whole genome shotgun sequence:
- the LOC122601456 gene encoding receptor-like protein EIX2, with amino-acid sequence MEMTLHVILTLFMILQRFGTNSINTRMINSSNVTCIQSERQSLLVFRQGLVDESNRLSTWTGVECCEWHGVWCDRRNGHVVKLDLRSPLFPFKYDHTLYSRIDMNTSYWLRGEVSPSLLNLEHLRYLDLSMNNFSGQNIPEFLGSFKFLEYLNLSHSRFVGVVPPHLGNLSRLQYLDLSQKNDVLLDRYGVFLGFFSSLMVKDNLRWVSTLSMLKHLDLSGLDIGNDIDWFHSVNMLHSLLTLNLASCGINIPSIKFINFTSLNSLDLSSNYINSMIPVWLSNLTGLMHLNLHENDFRGQVPAFIGTLSSLVFIDLSSNQFNTSKPDFLWNLSSLVSLDLSRNKFHGPIPADVKLCNLSILNLSGNKFVGDLSNFIGNQWSDCLHNRLKYLNLGGNEFTGSIPSKIGDFKKLEHLILSSNALSGPISPSLGGLSYLIVLDLSYNQLNGTIPASFGQLSRLESLSVSHNQLIGNIPTSLGQLSNLETLDVSDNSLAGVLSEIHFTKLNNLTDLDLSKNSLTLNISSDWIPPFQLHGFDGSSCNLGPQFPNLIRTSVNLDWLGLSNSSIKDTIPEWFDSISSQISILDLSHNQIHGNLPRFHGYNTHLINLKSNKFEGSITSFPKNVGVLDLSDNLLTGHVPHTDGTTNSDLSFVNLSQNRLTGSIPADICKMIEIGALDLSNNSLSGILPDCFQSLVGMEVIDLSNNNITGVVPSSLGSLSSLLSLHFQNNKFEGDLPTSLQNLTSLVTMDLGNNLFTGSIPLWMGENLPSLRILNLQSNNFMGKLPPHLCQLSALQVLNLAHNNIIGTIPHCFGNLSGMITDQNDYYYSQFDYYDKYFKGTINYEENIMASTKGSELLYTKTTRFLTSLDISSNNITGEIPDVLMHLVGLENLNLSGNLLQGKIPKTIGNLTKIESLDLSINKLSGQIPQSLTSLTYLSYLNLSFNNLSGSIPTGNQLQTLNESSIYEGNIGLCGPPLSRSCNGRNDSLYNHVDESEGQDDNEGFWFYIGMGPGFAAGFIGLLGSLHFIRSWRITYFETLENVYGWSMVPIRSKITRLRKKLF; translated from the coding sequence ATGGAAATGACTTTACATGTCATTCTTACATTATTCATGATCTTGCAAAGATTTGGCACAAACAGCATTAACACCAGGATGATAAACTCTTCAAATGTTACATGTATCCAAAGTGAGCGCCAATCATTGCTTGTATTCAGACAAGGCCTCGTAGACGAATCAAATCGTCTGTCAACATGGACCGGAGTAGAATGTTGTGAATGGCATGGAGTTTGGTGTGACAGGAGAAACGGTCATGTTGTGAAACTTGATCTTCGATCTCCATTATTTCCTTTCAAGTACGATCATACTTTATACAGTCGCATAGATATGAACACAAGCTATTGGCTCCGAGGTGAGGTAAGTCCTTCGTTACTGAACTTGGAGCATTTACGTTACTTAGACCTAAGTATGAACAATTTCTCGGGACAAAATATTCCTGAATTCTTAGGGTCGTTCAAGTTTTTGGAATATCTTAACCTCTCTCACTCACGCTTTGTTGGAGTAGTCCCTCCTCATCTAGGAAATCTCTCAAGATTACAATATCTTGATCTTAGTCAAAAGAACGATGTACTCCTAGATAGATACGGGGTATTTCTTGGTTTTTTCAGCTCATTGATGGTTAAGGATAATTTGCGGTGGGTCTCCACCCTATCGATGTTAAAGCACTTGGATTTATCAGGATTAGATATAGGTAACGATATTGATTGGTTCCATTCAGTTAACATGTTACATTCTTTGCTTACATTGAACCTGGCCTCGTGTGGTATCAATATCCCTTCCATTAAATTCATCAATTTCACATCTCTTAATTCACTTGATCTCTCTTCAAACTATATCAATTCTATGATTCCTGTTTGGTTATCAAACCTGACTGGACTTATGCATCTAAACCTTCATGAAAACGACTTCCGTGGCCAAGTTCCTGCTTTTATTGGAACGTTGAGCTCTCTTGTTTTCATAGACCTTTCTTCAAATCAGTTTAATACTTCTAAGCCGGATTTCCTTTGGAATTTGAGCAGCCTCGTTTCTCTGGATCTTAGTCGCAATAAGTTCCATGGTCCAATCCCGGCAGATGTAAAACTTTGCAATTTGAGCATTCTTAACTTATCAGGGAATAAATTTGTGGGCGACCTTTCAAATTTTATTGGAAATCAGTGGTCAGATTGCTTGCATAACCGTTTAAAGTATCTCAACCTTGGGGGAAACGAGTTTACTGGAAGCATTCCGAGTAAGATTGGTGATTTTAAGAAGCTTGAACACCTTATCCTTTCAAGTAATGCATTGTCTGGTCCTATATCTCCCTCACTTGGTGGTCTGTCATATCTAATAGTGCTTGATCTTTCTTATAACCAGTTAAACGGGACCATACCCGCAAGCTTTGGACAGCTCTCGCGACTTGAAAGTCTCTCTGTTTCTCATAATCAATTGATTGGGAACATTCCCACTAGCCTTGGTCAACTTTCAAACCTCGAAACCCTTGATGTCTCTGATAACTCATTGGCAGGGGTTCTTTCTGAAATTCACTTCACAAAACTCAATAATCTTACTGACTTGGATTTGTCTAAAAATTCATTAACGTTGAATATCAGCTCTGATTGGATTCCCCCTTTCCAATTGCATGGTTTTGATGGAAGCTCCTGCAACTTAGGACCACAATTCCCCAATTTGATTCGGACATCAGTAAATCTTGATTGGTTAGGTCTTTCAAATTCTAGTATTAAAGATACAATACCAGAGTGGTTTGATAGCATCTCCTCTCAAATTTCCATcttggatttgtcccacaaccAAATCCATGGAAATCTACCGCGATTTCATGGCTACAATACACACCTGATAAATCTGAAGTCAAACAAATTTGAAGGATCAATCACTTCATTCCCGAAAAATGTAGGGGTGTTGGATCTCTCAGATAACTTACTCACCGGACATGTTCCTCATACTGATGGAACAACGAACTCAGATCTCTCTTTTGTTAATCTCTCACAAAATCGTTTGACAGGAAGCATTCCAGCAGACATATGCAAGATGATTGAGATCGGTGCTCTAGATTTATCCAATAATAGTTTATCTGGTATTCTTCCTGATTGCTTCCAAAGCTTGGTTGGTATGGAAGTGATAGATCTTTCAAATAACAACATAACGGGTGTTGTTCCAAGTTCGTTGGGTTCTCTATCATCTCTCCTGTCATTGCACTTTCAGAACAACAAATTTGAGGGGGATCTCCCAACGTCATTACAAAATTTAACGAGTCTGGTCACCATGGATTTAGGAAACAATTTATTTACAGGTAGTATTCCTCTATGGATGGGAGAAAATCTGCCAAGTCTTCGAATTCTGAATCTCCAATCAAATAACTTTATGGGCAAGCTACCGCCACACCTTTGTCAACTTAGCGCTCTTCAGGTTTTAAACTTGgcacataataatataattggtACTATTCCTCATTGCTTTGGAAATTTAAGTGGCATGATCACAGATCAGAATGACTACTACTACTCCCAGTTTGACTACTATGACAAATACTTCAAGGGAACAATAAATTATGAAGAAAATATTATGGCTTCCACGAAGGGAAGTGAGTTGTTGTATACTAAGACAACACGGTTTCTTACATCTTTAGACATCTCAAGCAACAACATTACCGGAGAAATCCCAGATGTTTTGATGCATCTTGTGGGATTGGAGAATTTAAATCTTTCTGGAAACTTGCTACAAGGCAAGATTCCAAAGACAATTGGAAATCTAACGAAAATTGAATCTTTAGATTTGTCAATTAACAAGTTGTCTGGTCAGATTCCCCAAAGTTTGACTAGCTTGACCTATCTAAGCTACTTGAATCTGTCGTTCAATAACCTATCTGGTTCAATCCCGACAGGAAATCAGTTGCAGACTCTAAATGAATCGTCTATTTATGAAGGGAATATCGGACTTTGTGGGCCTCCATTATCAAGGAGTTGCAATGGCCGTAACGACTCATTATACAATCATGTTGATGAGAGTGAAGGTCAAGATGACAATGAAGGCTTTTGGTTTTATATTGGCATGGGCCCGGGTTTCGCTGCTGGATTCATCGGACTACTTGGTAGTTTGCACTTCATTAGGAGTTGGAGGATTACATACTTTGAGACTCTTGAGAACGTGTATGGTTGGTCAATGGTACCAATTCGATCAAAAATCACTCGGCTGAGAAAGAAGTTATTCTAA
- the LOC122601457 gene encoding transcription factor bHLH95-like: MRSTRSSGRRKKEVAPVVVDGGDDKKKNGAFEMKSTENNRHERVVKDEQDTRDMRLLSDQAKHLWSEKRRRKKMKNMFEELHSLLPNQPPKTNLTTIVDETISYIKTLQQTLQKLEMQKTQMLCSQSTNISVASPTPQRQKKVVADSLLSLGSSSNGHMDMATCSKLGPFPMPSRAPPAFQTWTSSNVILNVCGLDAHINICSSKKHGLLSEICKVLERHKLDVLYAQVYSDLSKSMFMIHARAHVAPDESPIDHAYEEIFKKVALEMMLLADSKSS; this comes from the exons ATGAGATCTACAAGGAGTTCAGGACGTCGCAAGAAAGAAGTGGCACCAGTGGTTGTCGATGGTGGTGAtgacaagaaaaaaaatggcGCATTTGAGATGAAAAGTACTGAGAACAATCGACACGAACGTGTGGTTAAAGACGAGCAGGACACAAGAGATATGAGATTATTAAGTGATCAAGCTAAACATCTGTGGTCAGAGAAAAGAAggagaaaaaagatgaaaaacatGTTTGAAGAACTTCATTCTTTACTCCCCAATCAACCTCCTAAG ACAAACTTGACCACAATAGTTGATGAGACGATAAGCTACATCAAAACCTTGCAACAAACCCTGCAAAAGCTTGAGATGCAGAAGACACAGATGCTCTGCAGTCAATCAACCAACATCAGTGTCGCTTCTCCTACGCCTCAACGACAAAAAAAAGTTGTTGCGGATTCCCTTTTATCCCTTGGCAGTTCCTCAAACGGCCACATGGATATGGCTACTTGCTCTAAACTAGGTCCTTTTCCCATGCCTTCGCGTGCACCACCGGCCTTTCAAACATGGACTTCTTCTAATGTCATCTTGAATGTGTGTGGTCTTGATGCACATATTAACATCTGCTCCTCTAAGAAGCATGGGCTCCTTAGCGAGATTTGCAAAGTGTTGGAGAGGCATAAATTGGATGTCCTATATGCTCAAGTGTATTCCGATCTATCTAAAAGCATGTTTATGATTCATGCTCGA GCGCATGTAGCTCCCGATGAGTCCCCAATAGATCATGCTTATGAAGAGATTTTCAAAAAGGTTGCGCTAGAGATGATGCTTTTGGCCGACTCCAAATCATCATAG